A genomic stretch from Pontivivens ytuae includes:
- the cobS gene encoding adenosylcobinamide-GDP ribazoletransferase: protein MRKSPLIEAHDVLAAASLLSRIPLPVDHARAGERGAAAAWAWPLVGAVVGGLAGAVGALALLFGAPAGVAAGLVLVALAVATGALHEDGLADCADGLGGGRNRDHALEIMKDSRVGAYGVVALVLALGLRWQSLAVFEPMQLVLAAAVAGAASRAVMLAAMTALPAARSGGLSAGVGRPAAATAFVGTALALVLCFLAGFVGLIGLATAALLALPLALFAKRKLGGQTGDVLGGVQQCAEIGALVALAILI from the coding sequence ATGCGCAAATCCCCGCTCATCGAAGCCCATGATGTTCTCGCGGCCGCGAGCCTGCTGAGCCGGATTCCGCTGCCCGTGGACCATGCGCGCGCCGGGGAGCGGGGGGCCGCGGCCGCCTGGGCCTGGCCTCTGGTCGGCGCGGTCGTCGGCGGACTGGCCGGGGCCGTGGGCGCGCTCGCGTTGCTTTTTGGGGCACCGGCGGGCGTGGCGGCGGGCCTCGTCCTGGTGGCGCTGGCGGTGGCGACCGGGGCGCTTCACGAGGACGGCCTCGCCGACTGCGCCGACGGGCTCGGCGGCGGGCGGAACCGGGACCATGCGCTCGAGATCATGAAGGACAGCCGGGTCGGCGCCTACGGTGTGGTCGCGCTGGTTCTCGCGCTCGGCCTGCGCTGGCAATCGCTCGCGGTCTTCGAGCCGATGCAACTGGTTCTGGCCGCGGCGGTCGCCGGCGCGGCCTCGCGGGCGGTGATGCTCGCCGCCATGACCGCCCTGCCCGCGGCCCGCAGCGGAGGGCTCTCGGCCGGGGTCGGGCGGCCCGCGGCGGCGACGGCATTCGTGGGGACGGCGCTGGCCCTCGTCCTCTGCTTTTTAGCGGGGTTCGTGGGCCTGATCGGGCTCGCTACGGCGGCCCTGCTGGCCCTGCCGCTGGCGCTCTTTGCGAAGCGGAAGCTGGGCGGTCAGACCGGCGACGTGCTGGGTGGCGTTCAGCAATGTGCGGAGATCGGAGCACTGGTGGCGCTGGCGATCCTGATCTGA
- the cobT gene encoding nicotinate-nucleotide--dimethylbenzimidazole phosphoribosyltransferase translates to MFEQPHSLEGFARALADLPETDAEAVAAARARDAVLTKPPGALGRLEDLAAWYAGWRGVATPRVERPQVIVFAGNHGVTAKGVSAFPPEVTVQMVANFEAGGAAINQLALDANAYLEVVPLALNRPTADFTEGPAMSPPEAAEALAAGWQSVHERADLLVVGEMGIGNTTAAAALATALIGGDGWAGRGTGLDDAGLSRKAEIVAEAASRHAGLSPLDTLAALGGREIAAMAGAIARARHLRIPVVLDGFICCAAALVLHEVNPAALDHCVAGHRSAEAAHARLLEHLGKAPLLDLGLRLGEGSGAALAIHVVRAACACHSGMATFAEAGVSEG, encoded by the coding sequence ATGTTCGAACAGCCGCATTCGCTGGAAGGCTTCGCCCGCGCGCTCGCCGACTTGCCGGAGACGGATGCGGAGGCTGTCGCCGCCGCACGCGCCCGCGATGCGGTGCTGACGAAGCCGCCGGGCGCGTTGGGACGGCTGGAGGATCTCGCGGCTTGGTATGCAGGCTGGCGCGGCGTCGCGACACCGCGGGTCGAGCGGCCGCAGGTCATCGTCTTCGCCGGCAACCACGGGGTGACGGCAAAGGGCGTCTCTGCCTTCCCGCCGGAGGTAACCGTCCAGATGGTCGCGAATTTCGAGGCGGGCGGCGCCGCGATCAACCAGCTCGCGCTCGACGCGAACGCTTATCTCGAGGTCGTGCCGCTGGCGCTGAACCGGCCGACGGCGGATTTCACCGAAGGCCCCGCGATGTCTCCGCCGGAGGCGGCGGAGGCGCTCGCGGCCGGTTGGCAGTCGGTTCATGAGCGCGCCGACCTCCTGGTCGTGGGCGAGATGGGCATCGGCAACACGACGGCGGCTGCGGCGCTTGCCACGGCGTTGATCGGTGGCGACGGCTGGGCCGGGCGGGGCACGGGCCTCGACGATGCAGGGCTGTCGCGCAAGGCGGAGATCGTGGCGGAGGCCGCTTCTCGCCATGCGGGCCTCTCGCCGCTCGACACGCTGGCCGCTCTCGGCGGGCGAGAGATCGCGGCGATGGCGGGCGCGATCGCCCGGGCGCGGCACCTGCGGATCCCGGTGGTGCTCGACGGTTTCATCTGCTGCGCCGCGGCGCTGGTGCTGCACGAGGTGAACCCGGCAGCGCTCGATCACTGTGTGGCGGGGCATCGCTCGGCCGAGGCGGCGCATGCGCGGCTGCTGGAGCATCTGGGCAAGGCGCCGCTGCTCGATCTGGGGCTGCGGCTCGGGGAGGGCTCCGGCGCGGCGCTCGCGATTCACGTGGTGCGGGCGGCCTGCGCCTGCCACTCGGGCATGGCGACCTTTGCCGAGGCGGGGGTTTCGGAGGGGTAG
- the idi gene encoding isopentenyl-diphosphate Delta-isomerase, which yields MTVMIPAWENGTLKPLEKLDVHRRGLRHVAVSVFVITGERMLLQRRAMGKYHTPGLWANTCCTHPDWGEATRACAVRRLREELGIEGLSPDFATRVEYRADVGGGLTEHELVDIFVAEAPADLVITPNPEEVMEVRWTTLPGLRAEIAEAPERFTPWLRIYLAEHAAAVFG from the coding sequence ATGACGGTGATGATCCCGGCGTGGGAGAACGGCACGCTCAAACCCTTGGAAAAGCTTGACGTTCACCGGCGCGGGCTGCGCCACGTCGCCGTGTCGGTCTTTGTGATCACAGGCGAGCGGATGCTGCTGCAGCGCCGGGCGATGGGCAAGTACCATACGCCGGGCCTCTGGGCGAACACCTGCTGCACCCACCCCGACTGGGGCGAGGCGACGCGGGCCTGCGCCGTGCGGCGGCTGCGGGAGGAGCTGGGGATCGAGGGCCTGTCACCAGACTTCGCCACGCGCGTGGAGTACCGCGCCGATGTCGGCGGCGGCCTGACGGAGCACGAATTGGTCGACATCTTCGTCGCCGAGGCGCCCGCGGATCTCGTCATCACCCCGAACCCCGAGGAGGTGATGGAAGTGCGCTGGACCACCCTGCCCGGCCTCCGCGCCGAGATCGCCGAGGCGCCGGAGCGCTTCACCCCGTGGCTGCGCATCTACCTCGCGGAGCATGCGGCCGCGGTGTTCGGGTAG
- a CDS encoding geranylgeranyl diphosphate reductase translates to MIYDVVVVGGGPSGATAAEHLAKAGRRVALIDRAGRIKPCGGAVPPRLIRDFAVPDDQIVARITTARMISPTGRQVDIPIENGYVGMVDRGPFDEFLRARAAAAGAERHTGTFLRIERDEAAHVVYRDKDSGAERRLTTRLVIGADGARSNVAKAEVPGGDAIPYVIAYHEVIAAPEGGAYDPDRCDVVYDGRVSPDFYGWVFPHGHQASVGMGTQVPGIDLKAATADLRESAGLAGCETIRREGAPIPLKPLDRWDNGRDVVLAGDAAGVVAPSSGEGIYYAMVGGQVAAEAAEATLASGRIADLRLARKRFMKEHKTVFRVLGAMQDAYYRSDERRERFVSLCRDVDVQRLTFEAYMNKELVRARPMAHLKIMAKNIAHLTRLIPATA, encoded by the coding sequence ATGATCTACGATGTCGTCGTCGTGGGCGGGGGGCCGTCGGGCGCCACCGCTGCCGAGCATCTGGCCAAGGCCGGGCGCCGCGTGGCCCTCATCGACCGGGCGGGCCGGATCAAGCCCTGCGGCGGCGCGGTCCCGCCCCGCCTGATCCGCGATTTCGCCGTGCCCGACGACCAGATCGTCGCGCGGATCACCACGGCCCGCATGATCTCCCCCACCGGGCGGCAGGTCGATATCCCCATCGAGAACGGCTATGTCGGCATGGTCGACCGAGGCCCGTTCGACGAGTTCCTGCGCGCCCGCGCCGCCGCCGCCGGGGCCGAGCGGCACACCGGCACCTTCCTGCGCATCGAGCGGGACGAGGCCGCACACGTGGTCTACCGCGACAAGGACAGCGGGGCGGAGCGGCGGCTGACCACCCGCCTCGTCATCGGCGCGGACGGCGCCCGCTCCAACGTCGCGAAGGCCGAGGTGCCGGGCGGCGACGCCATACCCTACGTCATCGCCTATCACGAGGTGATCGCGGCGCCCGAGGGCGGCGCTTACGATCCGGACCGCTGCGACGTGGTCTATGACGGCCGCGTGTCCCCCGATTTCTACGGCTGGGTCTTCCCGCACGGCCACCAGGCGAGCGTCGGCATGGGCACGCAGGTGCCCGGCATAGACCTCAAGGCCGCCACCGCCGACCTGCGCGAAAGCGCGGGCCTCGCGGGCTGCGAGACCATTCGGCGGGAGGGCGCGCCTATCCCGCTCAAGCCGCTCGACCGCTGGGACAATGGCCGCGACGTGGTGCTGGCGGGCGATGCGGCAGGCGTCGTCGCCCCCTCCTCCGGCGAGGGGATCTACTACGCCATGGTCGGTGGACAGGTCGCCGCCGAAGCCGCCGAGGCCACCCTCGCCTCCGGCCGCATCGCCGATCTGCGCCTTGCCCGCAAACGCTTCATGAAGGAGCACAAGACGGTCTTCCGCGTGCTCGGCGCCATGCAGGACGCCTACTATCGCTCCGACGAGCGGCGGGAACGCTTCGTCTCCCTCTGCCGCGACGTGGACGTGCAGCGTCTCACCTTCGAAGCCTACATGAACAAGGAGCTTGTGCGCGCCCGCCCGATGGCACATCTGAAGATCATGGCCAAGAACATCGCCCACCTCACCCGCTTGATCCCGGCCACCGCATGA
- a CDS encoding BCD family MFS transporter yields the protein MMLSWFSIVRMGLVQMALGAIVVLTTSTLNRLMVVEYALPAVLPGLLVALHYGIQITRPSWGFMSDKGGRRTPFIIGGMAALALGAVGAAAVLPLFESGFVLPLLLSIGAYALIGLGVGASGTSLLALLATATAPRRRAAAATITWLMMIAGIAVTAGVVGTLIDPYSPTRLLIIVASVGGGAVAMTALATAGIERRLDPSPQPVQEETPFREGLAEIWAEPQARAFTLFVFLSMTAYFMQELILEPYAGLVFGLTPGESTSLAGAQNGGVFLGMVAVGILASGLKIGSLRLWVSGGCVASAAALLALATLGQAGPGAPLTAAVVALGFANGAFAVAAIASMMKLAGEGRERREGTRMGLWGAAQAIAAGFGGLVGAAAVDVLRTVLPDATAFATVFTLEAVLFLAAAAMAMAVIDTRQRHSLVPGE from the coding sequence GTGATGTTGAGCTGGTTTTCCATCGTCCGCATGGGCCTCGTCCAGATGGCCCTCGGCGCGATCGTGGTGCTGACGACCTCGACGCTGAACCGACTGATGGTGGTGGAGTACGCGCTGCCAGCGGTGCTCCCGGGCCTCTTGGTCGCACTCCACTACGGCATCCAGATCACCCGGCCGTCCTGGGGCTTCATGTCCGACAAGGGCGGGCGGCGGACACCCTTTATCATCGGCGGCATGGCGGCGCTCGCCTTGGGCGCAGTCGGCGCGGCGGCGGTGCTGCCGCTCTTCGAGAGCGGGTTCGTGCTGCCGCTCCTCCTGTCCATCGGGGCTTACGCGCTGATCGGGCTGGGCGTCGGCGCATCGGGCACCTCGCTTTTGGCGCTGCTCGCCACGGCCACCGCCCCGCGCCGTCGGGCCGCGGCCGCCACGATCACCTGGCTGATGATGATCGCAGGGATCGCGGTCACCGCCGGAGTCGTCGGCACGCTGATCGACCCGTATTCCCCGACGCGTCTGCTCATCATCGTCGCCTCCGTCGGCGGCGGCGCCGTGGCTATGACGGCCCTGGCCACCGCCGGGATAGAGCGACGCCTCGACCCGAGCCCCCAACCGGTGCAGGAGGAGACGCCCTTCCGCGAGGGCCTCGCCGAGATCTGGGCGGAGCCGCAGGCGCGCGCCTTCACCCTCTTCGTCTTCCTCTCCATGACCGCCTATTTCATGCAGGAACTGATCCTGGAGCCCTATGCCGGCCTCGTCTTCGGCCTGACGCCGGGCGAGTCCACCTCGCTTGCCGGTGCGCAGAACGGCGGCGTCTTCCTCGGCATGGTGGCCGTCGGCATCCTCGCCAGCGGGCTCAAGATCGGCTCGCTGCGCCTCTGGGTCAGCGGCGGCTGCGTCGCCTCGGCCGCTGCTCTGCTGGCGCTCGCCACGCTCGGGCAAGCGGGCCCGGGCGCACCGCTCACAGCGGCGGTCGTCGCCCTCGGCTTTGCCAACGGCGCCTTCGCCGTCGCCGCCATCGCCTCGATGATGAAGCTCGCGGGCGAGGGGCGCGAGCGGCGTGAGGGCACACGAATGGGTCTGTGGGGTGCGGCGCAGGCGATCGCGGCGGGGTTCGGCGGTCTCGTCGGCGCCGCCGCGGTCGACGTGCTGCGCACCGTCCTGCCAGACGCCACCGCCTTCGCCACCGTCTTCACGCTGGAGGCGGTGCTGTTCCTCGCCGCCGCCGCCATGGCGATGGCCGTGATCGACACGCGGCAACGCCACAGCCTGGTTCCGGGAGAATGA
- the chlG gene encoding chlorophyll synthase ChlG has product MTVMSNLQSRTWPEPKALLRLIKPVTWFPPMWAYLCGVVSSGADPTGRWGLVALGVVLAGPIVCGMSQAANDWCDRHVDAINEPDRPIPSGRVPGRWGLWVALAMSLLALAVGQALGPWGFAATIVAVAAAWAYSAEPVRLKRSGWAGPGLVGLCYEGLPWFTGAAVLSAGLPDPRIIAVAALYAIGAHGIMTLNDFKALEGDRQTGVASLPVTLGPARAARLACWIMAVPQVAVIVLLLTWGTLIPAALIAASLALQALAMRRMLTDPKGLAPWYNGTGVTLYVAGMMVAAVALRSIV; this is encoded by the coding sequence ATGACTGTCATGTCCAATTTACAGTCTCGCACCTGGCCCGAGCCCAAGGCGCTGCTCCGCCTCATCAAGCCGGTGACGTGGTTTCCACCCATGTGGGCCTATCTTTGCGGCGTGGTCTCCAGCGGTGCCGATCCCACGGGACGCTGGGGTCTCGTCGCTCTCGGCGTCGTGCTCGCGGGACCGATCGTCTGCGGCATGAGCCAGGCGGCCAACGACTGGTGCGACCGGCATGTGGACGCGATCAACGAGCCCGACCGGCCGATCCCGTCGGGCCGCGTGCCGGGGCGCTGGGGCCTCTGGGTCGCGCTCGCCATGTCGCTGCTGGCCCTCGCGGTCGGACAGGCGCTCGGCCCCTGGGGGTTCGCCGCGACCATCGTAGCCGTCGCCGCCGCCTGGGCCTATTCGGCTGAGCCCGTGCGGCTGAAGCGCTCCGGCTGGGCTGGTCCCGGCCTCGTCGGGCTCTGCTACGAGGGCCTGCCGTGGTTCACCGGCGCCGCGGTGCTGAGCGCCGGGCTGCCCGATCCGCGGATCATCGCGGTCGCTGCCCTCTACGCCATCGGCGCCCACGGCATCATGACGCTGAACGATTTCAAGGCGCTGGAAGGCGACCGCCAGACCGGCGTCGCCTCCCTGCCCGTCACGCTCGGCCCCGCGCGGGCCGCCCGCCTCGCCTGCTGGATCATGGCCGTGCCGCAGGTCGCGGTCATCGTCCTTCTGCTCACCTGGGGCACCCTGATCCCCGCCGCGCTGATCGCCGCGAGCCTTGCGCTGCAAGCGCTGGCCATGCGGCGGATGCTGACCGATCCGAAGGGCCTCGCGCCCTGGTACAACGGCACCGGCGTGACCCTCTATGTCGCGGGCATGATGGTCGCCGCTGTTGCCCTGAGGAGTATCGTGTGA
- the ppsR gene encoding transcriptional regulator PpsR, translated as MTRRDIASQAPSAPHDLDASDLGAALARACDILIVIDAQAKIRQISVNAESRALGSLDHWTGRALKEFLTVESRDKLAARMQEIAAGTSDADRVLELNHEDNAAWAFPIRYVLYITRPGGLIFLMGQDLRPLAESQQQLVAAQIAMERDHEVVRQIDTRHRVLMEKVESPILFVEAPSGRVIEANGRAQTLADFDRSELIGARLDQAFGADQSGDLLAHLMEGAGPAASAPVHCRTVRGDKPVAMIPSLFRAGGDATLMIRIESGLGGAASQDLLERDLAALFDRSADGIVFTDAQGGVRGANEAFLTLCDVAQVSDLTGTTLADLLSRGSVDQKVLLDNAARRGRMRLYATRLSGAFGRQVPVEIAVTALGDGGKAGFGLIVRDASRTDKAEAKAPATPATAPMREVMDLVGTSPLKEIVSATTDVIERMCIETALELTNDNRVAAAEMLGLSRQSLYVKLRKFDLLGRQNKS; from the coding sequence TTGACCAGACGGGACATCGCCTCACAGGCGCCGAGCGCCCCACATGACCTGGACGCCTCCGACCTCGGCGCGGCGCTGGCGCGGGCCTGTGACATCCTCATCGTCATCGACGCGCAGGCGAAGATCCGTCAGATCAGCGTGAATGCCGAAAGCCGCGCGCTCGGCAGCCTCGACCACTGGACGGGTCGCGCGCTCAAAGAGTTCCTGACGGTCGAGAGCCGCGACAAGCTCGCCGCCCGGATGCAGGAGATCGCGGCAGGCACCTCCGACGCCGACCGCGTGCTGGAACTCAACCACGAGGACAACGCGGCCTGGGCCTTCCCCATCCGCTACGTCCTCTACATCACGCGCCCCGGCGGCCTGATCTTCCTGATGGGCCAGGACCTGCGCCCGCTTGCCGAAAGCCAGCAACAGCTCGTCGCCGCCCAGATCGCAATGGAGCGCGACCACGAGGTCGTCCGCCAGATCGACACCCGCCACCGCGTGCTGATGGAGAAGGTGGAAAGCCCCATCCTCTTCGTCGAGGCGCCGAGCGGCCGGGTGATCGAGGCGAACGGCCGCGCGCAGACGCTCGCCGATTTCGACCGGTCCGAGCTGATCGGCGCCCGCCTCGACCAGGCCTTCGGCGCCGATCAGTCCGGCGACCTGTTGGCCCATCTGATGGAGGGGGCGGGCCCTGCGGCCTCCGCCCCCGTGCATTGCCGCACGGTCCGCGGTGACAAGCCGGTGGCGATGATCCCGTCGCTCTTCCGCGCTGGGGGCGACGCCACCCTGATGATCCGGATCGAGAGCGGGCTGGGTGGCGCGGCCTCCCAGGACCTGCTGGAGCGGGACCTCGCCGCCCTCTTCGATCGCAGCGCGGACGGCATCGTCTTCACCGATGCGCAGGGCGGGGTGCGCGGCGCGAACGAGGCGTTCCTGACGCTCTGCGATGTCGCGCAGGTCTCTGACCTCACGGGCACGACGCTCGCCGACCTCCTGTCGCGCGGCAGCGTGGATCAGAAGGTGCTGCTCGACAACGCGGCGCGGCGCGGGCGGATGCGGCTCTACGCCACTCGCCTCTCCGGCGCGTTCGGCCGGCAGGTGCCGGTCGAGATCGCGGTGACGGCCTTGGGTGATGGCGGCAAGGCGGGCTTTGGCCTGATCGTGCGCGACGCCAGCCGCACCGACAAGGCAGAGGCGAAGGCGCCCGCCACCCCGGCGACCGCGCCGATGCGCGAGGTCATGGACCTCGTCGGCACCTCCCCGCTGAAGGAGATCGTGTCCGCCACCACCGATGTGATCGAGCGCATGTGTATCGAGACCGCGCTGGAGCTCACCAACGACAACCGCGTGGCGGCGGCCGAGATGCTGGGCCTCTCGCGCCAGAGCCTCTACGTGAAGCTCCGCAAGTTCGACCTTCTGGGCCGCCAGAACAAGAGCTGA
- a CDS encoding cobalamin B12-binding domain-containing protein yields the protein MSALAELALTMVAGEQFSPSTPEFERTVRALCESLVQPDEARHRAQIDQLLRSGVSVDEVLGLYIPAAARLLGTDWVEDRLNWAAVTIGSAHLQRQVRRLSAHPLRDAPATETGQTVLLVTLEGDQHTLGACLAADGMRQAGLRVQMAMGLSAEEVAAIATARPLSMIGLSLGSAKMQPEAERLVAMLHGSMKERCPIVVGGAVASPDVNVKSLVGVDLITSDMSEALEFCGLPTMSEMSSDPTKPLQSKAAPTRGRPV from the coding sequence GTGTCCGCGCTGGCCGAGCTTGCGCTGACCATGGTCGCGGGCGAGCAGTTCTCGCCTTCCACTCCGGAGTTCGAACGAACCGTCCGCGCACTCTGCGAAAGTCTCGTGCAACCGGACGAGGCGCGCCACCGCGCCCAGATCGACCAGCTCCTGCGCAGCGGCGTGAGCGTGGACGAGGTGCTGGGCCTCTACATTCCCGCCGCCGCGCGCCTCCTCGGTACCGACTGGGTGGAGGATCGGCTCAACTGGGCCGCGGTCACCATCGGCTCCGCCCATCTGCAACGGCAGGTCCGCCGGCTGAGCGCGCATCCGCTGCGCGACGCGCCGGCAACGGAAACCGGGCAGACGGTCCTGCTCGTCACGCTTGAAGGGGACCAGCACACGCTGGGCGCCTGCCTCGCCGCCGACGGGATGCGGCAGGCCGGACTGCGCGTCCAGATGGCCATGGGCCTCAGCGCCGAGGAGGTCGCCGCCATAGCGACAGCCCGCCCCCTCTCCATGATCGGGTTGTCACTGGGCAGTGCAAAAATGCAACCCGAAGCGGAGAGACTGGTTGCAATGCTGCACGGTTCGATGAAAGAACGGTGCCCGATTGTCGTCGGGGGCGCCGTTGCGAGCCCCGACGTGAACGTGAAGTCTTTGGTTGGCGTAGACCTGATAACATCCGATATGAGCGAAGCTCTCGAATTCTGCGGCCTGCCGACGATGTCTGAGATGTCCTCCGACCCGACCAAACCGCTGCAATCGAAAGCCGCACCAACCCGCGGTAGGCCGGTTTGA
- the bchF gene encoding 2-vinyl bacteriochlorophyllide hydratase, whose product MFVAPTRHRPNRGLYTPEQRARRDATIWTTVQGVLAPLQFLACLISLLLVVRFLMTGEGYVAATVSILVKTGFLYAIMVTGAIWEKVVFGQYLLAPAFFWEDMVSFGVIALHTAYVAALLGGWLTPEALMWLAIAAYAAYVLNATQFLLKLRAARLEVTA is encoded by the coding sequence ATGTTCGTCGCCCCGACGCGACACCGCCCGAACCGCGGGCTCTATACCCCCGAACAGAGGGCGAGGCGCGATGCCACGATCTGGACCACGGTTCAAGGCGTTCTGGCGCCGCTCCAGTTCCTGGCCTGTCTGATCTCGCTGCTGCTGGTGGTCCGGTTCCTGATGACCGGTGAGGGCTATGTGGCCGCCACCGTCTCGATCCTCGTAAAGACCGGATTTCTCTACGCGATCATGGTCACCGGCGCGATCTGGGAGAAGGTCGTCTTCGGCCAGTACCTGCTCGCCCCCGCCTTCTTTTGGGAGGATATGGTGAGCTTCGGTGTGATCGCGCTGCATACGGCTTACGTCGCCGCATTGCTGGGTGGCTGGCTGACGCCGGAGGCGCTGATGTGGCTCGCGATTGCGGCTTATGCGGCTTACGTGCTGAACGCCACGCAGTTCCTGCTGAAGCTGCGCGCCGCGCGGCTGGAGGTGACGGCATGA